In Anthonomus grandis grandis chromosome 6, icAntGran1.3, whole genome shotgun sequence, one DNA window encodes the following:
- the LOC126737525 gene encoding macrophage mannose receptor 1-like yields the protein MFGEMYNSLSYLSLILCLSLSWSQPFSLTDMNLQYHVSTDAQTWYQALINCKGAGMDLVSINSAEEQERLEMFLKENGFNKGYWLSGTNLGNDNNNYSWASTGEPVVYTKWLPGQPDNTIHEKNRGENCIQWGMYEESPEPAGWNDMFCRQKLQYICQESDNKRC from the exons ATGTTTGGGGAAATGTATAATAGTTTGTCTTATTTgagtttaattttatgtttaa GTTTATCATGGTCTCAACCCTTCAGCTTAACAGACATGAATTTGCAATATCACGTTTCCACTGATGCC caaacaTGGTATCAAGCTCTCATAAACTGCAAAGGGGCCGGCATGGACTTGGTCAGCATTAACTCAGCAGAAGAGCAAGAACGTTTGGAAATGTTCTTAAAAGAGAATGGGTTCAATA AAGGTTATTGGCTGTCTGGCACTAACCTTGgcaatgataataataattactcgTGGGCATCGACGGGTGAACCGGTTGTTTATACCAAATGGCTACCGGGTCAACCTGATAATACCATACATGAGAAGAATCGAGGGGAGAACTGTATACAGTGGGGTATGTACGAGGAATCACCAGAACCTGCCGGATGGAATGACATGTTTTGCAGGCAAAAGTTACAATATATATGTCAAGAAAGTGATAATAAAAGATGTTGA
- the LOC126737699 gene encoding perlucin-like, with protein MWLLCNAVFLVPLLVVIVKSENEKFLVFSKSKVTWYQALIECKRIKRELATINSEKEELELDNFLLNNNFDKTYWMGATKEGNGEYYWATTGEKMNYTFWVNGQPDNTKYDLNWDEGEHCLAWTVQSNQVFYGWNDVTCLEPHYYICQKFEDCD; from the exons ATGTGGCTCTTGTGCAACGCGGTTTTTCTGGTTCCTTTATTGGTTGTCATTGTTAAGAGTGAGAATGAGAAGTTTTTGGTTTTTAGTAAATCA AAAGTTACCTGGTATCAGGCCCTAATTGAATGTAAACGAATAAAGAGGGAGCTGGCCACCATAAACTCCGAAAAAGAAGAATTAGAGTTGgacaattttttgttaaataacaacTTCGACA AAACTTATTGGATGGGAGCGACCAAGGAGGGCAACGGCGAATATTATTGGGCGACAACCGGTGAAAAAATGAACTACACATTTTGGGTAAATGGACAACCGGACAATACCAAGTACGACCTGAACTGGGACGAAGGCGAACACTGTTTGGCATGGACGGTTCAGAGCAACCAGGTGTTTTACGGTTGGAACGACGTCACTTGTTTGGAACCCCATTATTATATTTGTCAGAAATTCGAAGACTgtgattaa